The Heyndrickxia vini genome contains a region encoding:
- a CDS encoding HAD family hydrolase, whose translation MKAIIFDFDGLILDTETIWYESYKETMKSYKCDLPLEQFSQCIGSDDTALYAYFRAQLGDDCNVQEIEDAAKTYYEKKMTAPVARAGVKEYLEDAKKSGYKISLATSSSKKWVTNYLSQLNLLHYFDLLITKDDVDKVKPAPDLYLKAVHSLNIKPTEAIAFEDSLNGLQAALAAGLKCVIVPNPVTEHLVFENHHLRLQSMADMRLSEVIREIE comes from the coding sequence ATAAAAGCAATAATTTTCGATTTTGATGGATTGATTTTAGACACCGAGACCATTTGGTATGAGTCTTATAAGGAAACAATGAAATCGTATAAATGTGACTTACCGTTAGAACAGTTTTCTCAATGTATCGGTTCAGATGATACAGCATTATACGCCTATTTCAGGGCGCAACTTGGAGATGATTGCAATGTTCAAGAAATTGAAGATGCAGCCAAAACCTATTATGAGAAAAAAATGACGGCACCCGTGGCACGCGCAGGTGTAAAGGAATATTTAGAAGATGCGAAGAAATCGGGATATAAAATTTCATTAGCAACTAGTTCATCCAAAAAGTGGGTGACGAATTATTTATCCCAATTAAACCTACTGCACTATTTTGACCTCCTAATTACAAAGGATGATGTCGATAAAGTAAAGCCGGCACCGGATCTTTACTTAAAAGCAGTACATTCCTTAAATATAAAGCCTACTGAAGCCATTGCCTTTGAGGATTCACTCAATGGACTGCAGGCAGCACTAGCTGCAGGCTTAAAATGTGTCATCGTACCAAATCCCGTGACGGAACATCTAGTCTTTGAAAATCATCATTTACGTCTTCAGTCAATGGCAGATATGCGCTTGTCTGAGGTTATTAGAGAGATAGAGTAG
- a CDS encoding ABC transporter permease, which translates to MIKNRNNRLTILLLIPILLILIAYVLYPSIKTLIESLYQEGTFTFANYSDFFVQESKTNLEALWNSLYISLLSVFVSALIGIPLAIIFNRYDFPGRGFFSTAAIMPMVLPSLVGVMAFMFLYGETGLIPNGIKDLFGLEKVPFKLGGVSGILIVHAYTMYVYFYMTVSSAINKIDPSLEEAAYNLGASKFKVFWKVTFPLLTPAIVAASLLVFMISMASFSAPFLLAGGYRVLSLQIYFSKINGDMEIAATQSVILSVVSISFLIFMRWYQNRKDYRMATKGIGAHRSEVKNPFVKWTLVVCGVIAVIILLLPHLTILLLSLVPDGTWTWQTYPSVFNIENYRLLLDDPNIWKPIKNSLLLAILATAGNLVFGVLASYLLVKRKFVGKSLVDILVMIPWALPATVIGMNLIFAFNEPNVFSFGNILVGTFWILPLAYFVRHIPLVVRSTNAVLEQLDDSLEEASRNLGAKWFYTFRKVILPIIMPGVLSGTLLAFVESVGEFPTSVLLYTLSNRPISIEIMNQLRMFNMGQAAAYGMFQIILIALVLFISNKFFGVKAEQSL; encoded by the coding sequence ATGATAAAAAATAGGAATAATCGTCTAACGATTTTATTATTAATTCCAATCTTGCTGATTTTAATTGCTTATGTGTTATATCCGTCGATTAAGACTTTAATAGAAAGTTTGTATCAAGAGGGAACCTTTACATTTGCGAATTACTCTGACTTTTTTGTTCAAGAATCAAAAACGAATTTAGAAGCACTGTGGAATTCCCTTTATATTTCCTTATTAAGTGTTTTTGTTAGTGCGTTAATAGGGATTCCGTTAGCAATCATTTTTAATCGATATGACTTTCCGGGCAGGGGGTTCTTTTCGACTGCAGCCATCATGCCAATGGTATTACCTTCATTGGTAGGTGTCATGGCGTTTATGTTTTTGTATGGTGAAACAGGTTTAATTCCCAATGGTATTAAGGACTTGTTTGGCCTAGAGAAAGTTCCTTTTAAACTTGGCGGAGTATCGGGGATTTTGATTGTACATGCATATACGATGTACGTGTATTTTTATATGACCGTATCATCCGCTATTAATAAGATTGATCCAAGTTTAGAGGAGGCCGCTTATAACTTAGGAGCGAGTAAATTTAAAGTCTTTTGGAAAGTTACTTTTCCATTATTAACACCAGCCATCGTCGCCGCTTCACTTCTTGTATTTATGATATCAATGGCCTCATTTAGTGCCCCGTTTTTGCTTGCTGGAGGCTATCGCGTGTTGAGCTTACAAATCTATTTTTCCAAAATTAATGGAGATATGGAAATTGCAGCTACTCAATCGGTCATATTATCAGTTGTATCAATTAGTTTCTTAATCTTTATGAGATGGTACCAGAATCGTAAAGATTATCGGATGGCGACAAAGGGGATAGGTGCGCACCGAAGTGAAGTGAAAAATCCATTTGTTAAATGGACCCTTGTTGTATGTGGAGTCATTGCAGTTATTATATTATTGCTTCCACATTTGACTATTTTATTACTTTCCCTTGTTCCAGATGGTACATGGACATGGCAAACATATCCATCTGTATTTAACATTGAAAATTATCGTCTCTTGTTAGACGATCCAAATATATGGAAGCCAATCAAAAATAGTTTACTGCTTGCTATTCTTGCAACTGCCGGAAATTTAGTGTTTGGGGTTTTAGCTTCTTATCTATTAGTCAAACGAAAATTTGTAGGGAAGAGCCTTGTAGATATTCTAGTTATGATTCCATGGGCACTGCCAGCCACCGTTATTGGGATGAATTTAATCTTTGCTTTTAACGAACCAAATGTTTTTTCTTTCGGAAATATTTTAGTTGGGACCTTTTGGATTCTTCCATTAGCTTATTTTGTACGGCATATTCCATTGGTCGTCCGTTCCACAAACGCAGTATTAGAGCAGCTCGATGATTCATTAGAGGAAGCGTCCCGAAATTTAGGAGCTAAATGGTTTTATACGTTTAGAAAGGTCATTTTGCCGATTATTATGCCCGGAGTATTGTCTGGGACATTACTCGCATTCGTAGAATCGGTAGGGGAATTCCCAACATCGGTACTCTTGTACACACTATCGAATCGACCAATTTCAATTGAGATCATGAATCAATTGCGAATGTTTAACATGGGGCAAGCAGCGGCATATGGAATGTTTCAAATCATCCTTATCGCACTTGTACTCTTTATCTCCAATAAGTTTTTCGGAGTGAAAGCTGAGCAATCGTTGTAA
- the argH gene encoding argininosuccinate lyase: protein MNNLEEFIKEEGTVFPGKTYVEELLKPVFNDQKDYLFHVMFDIHRAHVIMLAEKSIISEEEAKVMLEGINKVAETDIDSLRYQPQFEDLFFMMEAKIGDEIGDELAGKIHIARSRNDMGVAMYRLVLREHLLTTLRNAYQLSEAILDQSKKHKETYMTGYTHTQPAQPTTLGHYLLAIYDVLQRDIKRLWSAYETVNQSPLGAAALTTTGFPICRDRTCDLLGFDRVIENSYDSIGGADYLLETSTAVMTLMVNTGRWIQDFLQHVTREFSSFLVADPYVQISSIMPQKRNPVSIEHSRSIASSAYGDALAAMNMIHNTPFGDIVDTEDDLQPHLYRAFNNANRVLKLMYAVISTMKVNKEHMTKMARKSSITITELADTLARDFDIPFRKAHSIASHISKITVKEKKELYNWDSKEINQIIKEYIDVVLTEEEWKKIISPEYFVEIRKIQGGPSPDEVTRMISDREELLLNKVKEYEKISIRLNEKHKELVEYRL from the coding sequence ATGAATAATTTAGAAGAATTTATTAAAGAGGAAGGTACAGTTTTTCCTGGGAAAACCTATGTTGAAGAACTATTAAAGCCTGTTTTTAATGATCAAAAGGATTACTTATTTCATGTAATGTTTGATATTCATCGTGCTCACGTAATTATGTTGGCTGAAAAAAGCATTATTAGTGAAGAAGAAGCGAAAGTGATGCTAGAGGGAATCAATAAAGTGGCAGAAACGGATATTGATTCTTTACGTTATCAACCACAATTCGAAGATTTATTTTTTATGATGGAGGCTAAAATCGGGGATGAGATTGGCGATGAATTAGCAGGGAAGATTCATATTGCCCGCAGTCGGAATGACATGGGTGTTGCCATGTATCGCCTAGTATTGCGAGAGCATCTTCTCACGACGCTTAGAAATGCCTATCAATTAAGTGAAGCGATACTCGATCAATCGAAAAAGCATAAAGAGACCTATATGACTGGCTATACACATACACAACCGGCCCAACCTACTACACTCGGTCATTATTTATTGGCGATCTATGATGTGTTACAAAGAGATATTAAACGCTTATGGTCAGCTTATGAAACGGTGAATCAATCGCCGCTTGGTGCAGCTGCCTTAACTACTACGGGATTCCCAATTTGCCGTGATCGTACATGCGATTTATTAGGGTTTGATCGGGTGATCGAAAACTCTTACGATTCAATCGGTGGTGCCGATTATTTATTGGAAACCTCCACTGCTGTGATGACATTAATGGTCAATACTGGAAGATGGATTCAAGACTTTTTGCAGCATGTTACAAGAGAATTTAGCTCGTTTCTTGTCGCCGATCCATATGTACAAATAAGCAGTATTATGCCTCAGAAGAGAAATCCGGTTTCCATCGAGCATTCACGTTCAATCGCAAGTAGTGCCTATGGGGATGCACTCGCTGCCATGAATATGATTCATAATACACCTTTTGGTGATATTGTTGATACAGAGGATGATCTGCAACCCCATTTATATCGTGCCTTCAATAATGCAAACCGTGTATTGAAACTTATGTATGCGGTTATTAGCACAATGAAGGTAAATAAAGAACATATGACAAAGATGGCCAGAAAATCTAGTATTACCATTACGGAATTAGCAGATACATTAGCACGTGATTTCGATATACCATTCAGAAAAGCCCATTCCATCGCCAGTCATATTTCGAAAATCACAGTTAAAGAGAAAAAGGAACTCTACAATTGGGATAGTAAAGAAATTAATCAAATTATCAAGGAATATATCGATGTAGTTTTAACTGAAGAAGAATGGAAGAAAATCATTTCACCGGAATATTTTGTGGAAATAAGAAAAATCCAGGGTGGCCCTAGCCCGGATGAGGTTACAAGAATGATTTCTGACAGAGAAGAATTACTTTTAAACAAAGTAAAAGAATATGAGAAAATTAGTATTCGACTGAATGAAAAGCATAAGGAACTTGTTGAATATAGGTTATAA